One stretch of Xanthomonas sp. DAR 35659 DNA includes these proteins:
- a CDS encoding LpxL/LpxP family Kdo(2)-lipid IV(A) lauroyl/palmitoleoyl acyltransferase — translation MSDASPAPPASATTAAPPPRSPRHWPTWLLLGLAVVLARLPWLLQRALGRGVGWLALRLAGTRRHAAEVNLKLCFPEQSEAWRERLLRDSFDALGVGVFEFARAWWGSLAAIRGRTRIEGLDHLRALQAQGRGVLLVSGHFMTLEMCGRLLCQYVPLAGMYRRHRNPVFEWAVKRGRLRYASAMFANEDLRGSVRHLKRGGFLWYAPDQDMRGKDTVFVPFFGMPAATITATHQLARLTGCAVVPYFHRREGAEYVLRIAPPLEDFPSQDMVADTARVNAAIEAMVREAPAQYLWIHRRFKRQPGGRSTFYERD, via the coding sequence ATGTCAGACGCCTCCCCCGCCCCCCCGGCCTCCGCCACCACCGCCGCGCCGCCGCCGCGCTCGCCGAGGCACTGGCCGACCTGGCTGCTGCTCGGCCTGGCCGTGGTCCTGGCGCGGCTGCCCTGGCTGCTGCAGCGCGCGCTCGGCCGCGGCGTCGGCTGGCTCGCCCTGCGCCTTGCCGGCACCCGCCGCCACGCCGCCGAGGTGAACCTGAAACTGTGCTTCCCCGAACAGAGCGAGGCGTGGCGCGAACGCCTGCTCCGCGACAGCTTCGATGCGCTGGGCGTGGGCGTGTTCGAGTTCGCGCGCGCCTGGTGGGGCAGCCTCGCCGCGATCCGCGGCCGCACCCGCATCGAAGGCCTGGACCACCTGCGCGCGCTGCAGGCGCAGGGCCGCGGCGTGCTGCTGGTATCGGGCCATTTCATGACCCTGGAGATGTGCGGCCGCCTGCTGTGCCAATACGTGCCGCTGGCCGGTATGTACCGCCGCCACCGCAATCCGGTGTTCGAATGGGCGGTCAAGCGCGGCCGGCTGCGCTACGCCAGTGCCATGTTCGCCAACGAGGACCTGCGCGGCAGCGTGCGCCACCTCAAGCGCGGCGGTTTCCTGTGGTACGCGCCGGACCAGGACATGCGCGGCAAGGACACCGTGTTCGTACCGTTCTTCGGCATGCCCGCGGCCACCATCACCGCCACCCACCAGTTGGCGCGGCTGACCGGCTGCGCGGTGGTGCCGTACTTCCACCGCCGCGAAGGCGCCGAGTACGTGCTGCGCATCGCCCCGCCGCTGGAGGACTTCCCTTCGCAGGACATGGTCGCCGACACCGCGCGGGTCAATGCCGCGATCGAGGCGATGGTGCGCGAGGCGCCGGCGCAGTATCTCTGGATCCACCGCCGCTTCAAGCGCCAGCCCGGCGGCCGCAGCACGTTCTACGAACGCGACTGA
- a CDS encoding TolC family outer membrane protein → MIRRSLVLALAAALSPLAANAADLLQVYEMARNSDPQLASAESTRLYDKEGAVQARAALLPQLNGSASLQRSHSEIERGGGQVDGTGKSRSYAIQGQQTLVNFAQFSTLRAQKARSLAADYTLESANDDLIVRTSAAYFNVLVAIESLVAAQTNEAAAKKQFDYADKRLEVGLAPITDVHEARAEYDQARADTITARNSLQDLYQALTEITGQPVRDLRGLPEDFRPQLPAESSNIDGLIASALDKNPSLRAYQYQVQAAENSVSAARAGHLPTLNLSASAGRDANWGDSVSGSGSTPRADSNTIGLTLNIPIFAGGATQSAVRQALAQRDIAQDTYEQQKRALDRNTRNAYQTVVAGISEIEARRLAVVSAQAAYDASQVGLEVGTRTVLDVVQNQRTLYQAQLAYAQARYNFLQNRLLLSQALGSLDVAEVQSINALLTQSAESKLNSGTSMQ, encoded by the coding sequence ATGATCCGCCGATCCCTCGTCCTGGCGCTGGCCGCCGCGTTGTCTCCACTGGCCGCCAATGCCGCGGACCTGCTGCAAGTCTACGAAATGGCGCGCAACAGCGACCCGCAGCTGGCCTCCGCGGAATCGACCCGGCTGTACGACAAGGAAGGCGCGGTACAGGCGCGCGCCGCGCTGCTGCCGCAGCTCAACGGCTCGGCGTCGTTGCAGCGCAGCCATAGCGAGATCGAGCGCGGCGGCGGCCAGGTCGACGGCACCGGCAAGAGCCGCAGCTACGCGATCCAGGGCCAGCAGACGCTGGTCAACTTCGCCCAGTTCTCCACGCTGCGCGCGCAGAAGGCGCGCAGCCTGGCCGCCGACTACACGCTGGAATCGGCCAACGACGACCTGATCGTGCGCACCTCGGCGGCCTACTTCAACGTGCTGGTGGCGATCGAGTCCCTGGTCGCCGCGCAGACCAACGAAGCCGCGGCCAAGAAGCAGTTCGACTACGCCGACAAGCGCCTGGAAGTGGGCCTGGCGCCGATCACCGACGTGCACGAAGCGCGCGCCGAGTACGACCAGGCGCGCGCCGACACGATCACCGCGCGCAATTCGCTGCAGGACCTGTACCAGGCACTGACCGAGATCACCGGGCAGCCGGTGCGCGACCTGCGCGGCCTGCCGGAGGACTTCCGTCCGCAGTTGCCGGCCGAAAGCAGCAACATCGACGGCCTGATCGCCTCGGCGCTGGACAAGAATCCGTCGCTGCGCGCCTACCAGTACCAGGTGCAGGCGGCCGAGAACAGCGTCTCGGCGGCGCGCGCCGGCCACCTGCCGACGCTGAACCTGTCCGCCAGCGCCGGCCGCGACGCGAACTGGGGCGACAGCGTTTCCGGCAGCGGCAGCACCCCGCGCGCCGACAGCAACACCATCGGCCTGACCCTGAACATCCCGATCTTCGCCGGCGGCGCCACCCAGTCGGCGGTGCGCCAGGCGCTGGCGCAGCGCGACATCGCCCAGGACACCTACGAGCAGCAGAAGCGCGCGCTCGACCGCAACACCCGCAACGCGTACCAGACCGTCGTCGCCGGCATCAGCGAGATCGAGGCGCGGCGCCTGGCGGTGGTGTCGGCGCAGGCGGCCTACGACGCCTCGCAGGTCGGCCTGGAAGTGGGCACGCGCACCGTGCTGGACGTGGTGCAGAACCAGCGCACCCTGTACCAGGCGCAGCTGGCGTATGCGCAGGCGCGCTACAACTTCCTGCAGAACCGACTGCTGCTGAGCCAGGCGCTGGGCTCGCTGGACGTGGCCGAGGTGCAGTCGATCAACGCGCTGCTGACGCAAAGCGCCGAGTCCAAGCTCAACTCCGGCACCAGCATGCAATAA
- a CDS encoding glycosyltransferase: MQRLTVVQLLPALESGGVERSTLEIAAALVAAGHRALVVSAGGRLLPALAATGAEHIALDIGRKSLLTLRHVPPLRRLFVREGADIVHARSRLPAWLGWYALRGLPAAQRPRFVTTVHGLNSPSRYSAIMTRGERAICVSATVRDYVLRHYPRTDPARLRVIPRGIDPAQFPRRPRPDPAARAWAATQAPAIAGDGPLLLLPGRGTRLKGHSDALRLLAALRADGSDARLWLPGAREAGRAAYVQELEAEAAALGIAAAVAFTAPTARIAEAYAASDLVLQLSRKPEAFGRTVVEALAVGRPVLGWAHGGVGELLAQLQPEGAVPAFDPAALCAAATRLLAHPPPPLAAIPYTLQAMQRATLAVYDELRH; this comes from the coding sequence ATGCAGCGCCTGACCGTGGTGCAACTGCTGCCGGCGCTGGAATCCGGCGGCGTCGAACGCTCCACCCTGGAAATCGCCGCGGCGCTGGTCGCCGCCGGGCATCGCGCGCTGGTGGTGTCGGCCGGCGGCCGGCTGCTGCCGGCGCTGGCCGCGACCGGGGCCGAGCACATCGCCCTGGACATCGGCCGCAAGTCGCTGCTGACCCTGCGCCACGTGCCGCCGCTGCGCCGCCTGTTCGTGCGCGAGGGCGCGGACATCGTGCATGCGCGCTCGCGGCTGCCGGCCTGGCTGGGCTGGTACGCGCTGCGCGGGTTGCCGGCGGCGCAGCGGCCGCGCTTCGTCACCACCGTGCACGGGCTCAATTCGCCCAGCCGCTACAGCGCGATCATGACCCGTGGCGAGCGCGCGATCTGCGTGTCCGCCACGGTCCGCGACTACGTGCTGCGCCATTACCCGCGTACCGACCCGGCGCGGCTGCGGGTGATCCCGCGCGGCATCGATCCGGCGCAGTTCCCGCGCCGTCCGCGGCCCGATCCCGCGGCGCGCGCCTGGGCCGCGACCCAGGCGCCGGCCATCGCCGGCGACGGTCCGCTGCTGCTGTTGCCCGGGCGCGGTACCCGGCTCAAGGGCCACAGCGACGCGTTGCGCCTGCTCGCCGCGCTGCGTGCCGACGGCAGCGATGCGCGGCTGTGGTTGCCCGGCGCGCGCGAGGCCGGGCGCGCGGCCTATGTGCAGGAACTGGAGGCCGAAGCCGCGGCGCTGGGCATCGCCGCCGCGGTCGCGTTCACCGCGCCGACCGCGCGCATCGCCGAGGCCTATGCGGCCAGCGACCTGGTGCTGCAGCTGTCGCGCAAGCCGGAGGCGTTCGGGCGCACCGTGGTCGAGGCGCTGGCGGTGGGGCGGCCGGTGCTGGGCTGGGCGCACGGCGGCGTTGGCGAGTTGCTGGCGCAGTTGCAGCCCGAGGGCGCGGTACCGGCCTTCGATCCGGCGGCCTTGTGCGCCGCCGCCACGCGCCTGCTGGCGCATCCGCCGCCGCCGCTGGCGGCGATCCCCTACACCCTGCAGGCCATGCAGCGTGCGACCCTGGCCGTCTATGACGAACTCCGCCACTGA
- a CDS encoding protein-L-isoaspartate O-methyltransferase family protein, whose product MTIDYSQAREKMVEQQVRPWDVLDLRVLDVLARLPREAFVPPAHRAVAYADLEIPLGHGQFMMKPVIEGRMLQALDLQPGEDVLEIGTGSGFVSACLGELGREVVSLEVEPALAAAARANLDAAALGSNVRIETADAFAWHSERRFDVVCVTAAVTEIPPQFLAWLRPGGRLFAIRGRAPVMEAVLVHADAGAPRVESLFETDLAYYLRGAAPVPQFTF is encoded by the coding sequence ATGACGATCGACTACTCCCAAGCCCGCGAAAAGATGGTTGAACAGCAGGTGCGTCCCTGGGACGTGCTCGACCTGCGCGTGCTCGACGTGCTGGCGCGGCTGCCGCGCGAGGCCTTCGTGCCGCCGGCCCACCGCGCCGTGGCCTACGCCGACCTGGAGATTCCGCTGGGGCATGGCCAGTTCATGATGAAGCCGGTGATCGAAGGCCGCATGCTGCAGGCGCTGGACCTGCAGCCGGGCGAGGACGTGCTGGAGATCGGCACCGGCAGCGGCTTCGTCAGCGCCTGCCTGGGCGAACTCGGCCGCGAGGTGGTCAGCCTGGAGGTCGAGCCGGCCCTGGCCGCCGCCGCGCGCGCCAACCTGGACGCCGCTGCGCTGGGCAGCAACGTGCGCATCGAGACCGCCGACGCCTTCGCCTGGCACAGCGAGCGCCGCTTCGACGTGGTCTGCGTCACCGCCGCGGTCACCGAGATCCCGCCGCAGTTCCTGGCCTGGCTGCGCCCCGGCGGACGCCTGTTCGCGATCCGCGGCCGCGCCCCGGTGATGGAGGCGGTGCTGGTCCACGCCGACGCCGGCGCGCCGCGCGTGGAATCGCTGTTCGAAACCGATTTGGCGTACTACCTGCGCGGTGCCGCGCCGGTCCCCCAGTTCACTTTCTGA
- a CDS encoding O-antigen ligase family protein, which translates to MTNSATESSLLPPLTSARSERWAPVWVLTFVALWPAPGLAAAVLALGALVTLARLLHSRFRGGASLLSGPAWALTTLLFLTYWLPQPLSALDAVDVPLALRESAVDLRFLPFLWLVAMAVATPRGRRTTFNGLAIIAALWTVDALAQALFGTSPLFWSMDQLKWAISQHGLCTAQEIALADRLSGVFGPCNLKFGQVLASLSPFLLFAAGRRGGAWGWLLATALVGVVLLLAGSRASWITYALVVLLSGRRLLGTRRLLALGVAAVLVAGVLGALSPQVRERFARTTLALSGRAADVNAALAGRSQIWDASLCMIRQHPLNGVGVRGFREAYVGCDPDPAHGGAWGREPAFHAHQVVLEVLSETGVIGLLLWLAGAAQAWRAWRYASPQARERARPAMLALLATVFPFNTHLAFYSSFWGSLALMLVGLYVGALLAEERDAEGDGAQAALPASA; encoded by the coding sequence ATGACGAACTCCGCCACTGAGTCCTCCCTGCTCCCGCCGCTGACGTCGGCGCGCAGCGAACGCTGGGCGCCGGTGTGGGTGCTGACGTTCGTGGCGCTGTGGCCGGCGCCCGGCCTGGCCGCCGCGGTGCTGGCGCTGGGCGCGCTGGTCACCCTGGCGCGGTTGCTGCACAGCCGCTTCCGCGGCGGCGCCAGCCTGCTCAGCGGTCCGGCCTGGGCGCTGACCACGCTGCTGTTCCTGACCTATTGGCTGCCGCAACCGTTGTCGGCGCTGGACGCGGTGGACGTGCCGCTGGCGCTGCGCGAATCGGCGGTGGACCTGCGCTTCCTGCCGTTCCTGTGGCTGGTGGCGATGGCGGTGGCGACACCACGCGGCCGCCGGACCACCTTCAACGGCCTGGCCATCATCGCCGCGCTCTGGACCGTGGATGCCCTGGCGCAGGCGCTGTTCGGCACCAGCCCGTTGTTCTGGTCGATGGACCAGCTGAAGTGGGCGATCAGCCAGCATGGCCTGTGCACGGCGCAGGAGATCGCGCTGGCCGATCGCCTCAGCGGCGTGTTCGGGCCGTGCAACCTCAAGTTCGGACAGGTGCTGGCCAGCCTGTCGCCGTTTCTGCTGTTCGCGGCCGGGCGCCGCGGCGGCGCCTGGGGCTGGCTGCTGGCGACGGCGCTGGTGGGCGTGGTGTTGCTGCTGGCCGGGTCGCGCGCCTCATGGATCACCTATGCGCTGGTGGTGTTGCTGTCAGGCCGGCGCCTGCTCGGCACGCGCCGCCTGCTGGCGCTGGGGGTGGCCGCGGTGTTGGTCGCCGGTGTGCTCGGCGCGCTCTCGCCGCAGGTGCGCGAACGCTTCGCCCGCACCACGCTGGCGCTCAGCGGGCGCGCGGCCGACGTCAACGCGGCGCTGGCCGGGCGCAGCCAGATCTGGGACGCGTCGTTGTGCATGATCCGCCAGCATCCGCTCAATGGCGTCGGCGTGCGCGGCTTCCGCGAGGCCTATGTGGGCTGCGACCCGGATCCGGCGCACGGCGGCGCCTGGGGCCGCGAGCCGGCCTTCCATGCTCACCAGGTCGTGCTCGAAGTGCTCAGCGAGACCGGCGTGATCGGTTTGCTGCTGTGGCTGGCCGGCGCCGCGCAGGCGTGGCGCGCCTGGCGCTACGCCTCGCCGCAGGCGCGCGAGCGGGCGCGGCCGGCGATGCTGGCGCTGCTGGCGACGGTGTTCCCGTTCAACACCCACCTCGCGTTCTATTCCTCGTTCTGGGGCTCGCTGGCGCTGATGCTGGTGGGCCTGTATGTCGGCGCGCTGTTGGCCGAGGAGCGCGACGCCGAGGGCGATGGCGCGCAGGCGGCCTTGCCCGCCTCTGCCTGA
- the waaA gene encoding lipid IV(A) 3-deoxy-D-manno-octulosonic acid transferase yields MRNDFIERLLRGLYSAVLYLLLPVTVYHLVWRGFRVRQYFQRWDERYASYPQARGEPRVWVHAVSVGEVNVAAPVVNALRAQRPDIRWVITTITPTGSERVRALWGDALDHVYLPYDVPGSVGRFLQHFRPSLALILETELWPNMLFGCRDRGIPVYVLNARLSARSLRGYRLLRSLIGRALRTVACVAAQSQADAERFIELGARPQQVRPLGNMKFDIAVPEHLPQFVAAFGERVAPGRPVWIAASTHEGEEAAVIEMHRQLRRQWPDLLLLWAPRHPERFAKVEALARDQGWRVATRRQQQWPGADDDVFVIDTLGELMLFYACAQVAFVGGSLQPIGGHNLLEPAAVGTPPVSGPHLHNFADISRRMREAGAVAICEDAVAVCAALRDLLGDAAARARMAEAGCALVANGRGALQRVLQLVAHDLPPVAHAPPE; encoded by the coding sequence ATGCGCAACGATTTCATCGAACGGCTGCTGCGCGGCCTGTATTCGGCCGTGCTGTACCTGCTGCTGCCGGTCACCGTCTATCACCTGGTCTGGCGCGGGTTCCGCGTGCGCCAGTATTTCCAGCGCTGGGACGAGCGCTACGCCTCGTATCCGCAGGCGCGCGGCGAGCCGCGGGTGTGGGTGCACGCGGTGTCGGTGGGCGAGGTCAACGTCGCCGCGCCGGTGGTCAACGCGTTGCGCGCGCAGCGTCCGGACATTCGCTGGGTGATCACCACCATCACCCCGACCGGCTCGGAGCGGGTGCGCGCGCTGTGGGGCGACGCGTTGGACCACGTCTACCTGCCCTACGACGTGCCCGGCAGCGTCGGCCGTTTCCTGCAGCATTTCCGCCCGAGCCTGGCGCTGATCCTGGAAACCGAGTTGTGGCCGAACATGCTGTTCGGCTGCCGCGACCGCGGCATTCCGGTGTACGTGCTCAACGCGCGGCTGTCGGCGCGCTCGCTGCGCGGCTACCGCCTGTTGCGGTCGCTGATCGGGCGCGCGCTGCGGACCGTCGCCTGCGTGGCCGCGCAGTCGCAGGCCGATGCCGAGCGCTTCATCGAACTCGGCGCGCGTCCGCAACAGGTGCGGCCGCTGGGCAACATGAAGTTCGATATCGCCGTGCCCGAGCACCTGCCGCAGTTCGTGGCCGCGTTCGGCGAACGCGTGGCGCCGGGGCGGCCGGTATGGATCGCCGCCAGCACCCACGAAGGCGAGGAGGCGGCGGTGATCGAGATGCATCGGCAACTGCGCCGGCAATGGCCGGACCTGCTGCTGCTGTGGGCGCCGCGCCATCCCGAACGCTTCGCCAAGGTCGAGGCGCTGGCGCGCGACCAGGGCTGGCGCGTGGCCACGCGCCGCCAGCAGCAGTGGCCCGGCGCCGACGACGACGTGTTCGTGATCGATACGCTGGGCGAGTTGATGCTGTTCTACGCCTGCGCCCAGGTCGCCTTCGTCGGCGGCAGCCTGCAGCCGATCGGCGGGCACAACCTGCTGGAGCCGGCCGCGGTCGGCACGCCGCCGGTGAGCGGGCCGCACCTGCACAACTTCGCCGACATCTCGCGGCGCATGCGCGAGGCCGGCGCGGTCGCGATCTGCGAGGACGCCGTGGCGGTGTGCGCGGCGCTGCGCGACCTGCTCGGCGACGCCGCCGCGCGCGCGCGCATGGCCGAGGCCGGATGCGCGCTGGTCGCCAACGGACGCGGCGCGCTGCAGCGCGTGCTGCAACTGGTCGCGCACGACCTGCCGCCGGTCGCGCACGCGCCGCCGGAGTAA